Genomic window (Helicoverpa zea isolate HzStark_Cry1AcR chromosome 9, ilHelZeax1.1, whole genome shotgun sequence):
taaaacaaaaattatgagaagtaaaatgttttagggtttttaaataaagttttgtcatgCGGATTCATTCATACCACCTAATCCGTAATAAGGACAtgctaataaattaattattaaagatgccttTTTAATGGCCCTAAATAAGTCAAGGTatgagaacaactgaaaaccgacgCCAAGGAAAACTAGTCCgcaaacagactttacagtGGTGTTATAAGGAAATAGAGAACTATTCATATTATTCGGTAGGTATTGTTTTTTTCGGAGTCATCTGATGCTAAACGGACGAAAATTGTGTCTGCTGAACTTTAAGGGTCTGGAAAACCTGTAGTGCATTTGTATCGGAAGATGTTTCTTTTGGAAAAGTACCGTATGTCCATACTGCAGTTGGCGTTTTCTATCAAAGGTGAAAGTTGCTCTGAACGagtattgaaaaatgatttttttatctgaCAAAACAAAGGGATTTGATGAATTCTAAAAGACATTATTGATTTTAGTCACCTCCAAAACATGTGATAGAACCAAAATACACTAAGAAAGTTTTCAAACGTTGTAGAAAATGTTGTAGTGTGGGGCTGCTCGCCACTGTTTAGTGTAAGACTCTttagaaaggtatttaaaaaaataggcgAACATATTTCAATACGAATACTATAATTTTTCAGAAAcaagcatattgttataagctaagcataatttatcggtcattaggactttccaaattagaaaagttctgaaaaagACTGCATGAGTAGTAATCAGTTAGTTTTACTACTCATGCagtcttttttaatttatgacataacttttgcttttacttttgatgaagaaactggctgtaagtcacttaattcagacaaatgtaatcgcatttagaaAGGTAGCTTTGTcactaaatcatttagaaacctaattagacaatTAGGCTACTGAATtaagtcaagtgtaataagcgaTACTAGTTGAACAATATTATGTTACTCACCAGCTGCAATCAGCAAGTATGACAAACAAACTAGATATATCGTCAACATGTCAGTGGCTGCACGGGTACTGCAGGAATTATATTGTACAACTTACAATAACGAGCTTTTATATACCATTTTTGGAGGAAATTGATAAAAACATGGGCAAAGATAATAAACTGTAAACATTAATTCTgctccataaaatattttctgcacGATTTAATCAGGATGTTTACATTTACcgaacaaaacaaaatcttacaacattttcgttttaCCTATATTTCTTTACCGCTACATGGCGACTTTCAGTAGTATGAAGCTTctgactaacggccagtttcttcatcaaacagaaaagtcaaagtaatgtctaaagtaaaagtaacggtcaaattcgttttttcaaggctaaagtgacagcaaaactaatagaaaaagcgaatttgaccgttacttttactttagacattactttgatttttacttttgatgaagaaattggctgttagaAATGAATACGAATTTAACATtcacaacaataaaatattcatcgCTGCTCATTTGTCTATAGAAACGCTGTATAAGTGACAAATTAAAACTTTGACGGAAGGCTCCAGGAATCGGTGTctggtgtttatttatttactagctgttgcccgcaacttcgtctgcgtgggcaatatagaatagtcaaaatactacttatcccgtaggtgcattctttcacgtgacagtataattaggattagcacttagcagtcgcatagattcattgatcaaggttgtgttgtggatgtgaccatttatctaaacaaaagaagtaaagtttgtgacgttgtgaatatctctggatctagtcagccaatttggaaaattattacgtatggtgcgtaagtaattttcacaggaaacagttataatctatgtctatatgctttgagtctgacaaagctgccatttgtacattttctgcagctgctgcgactaatcagaagccagaaagtctgtcagtcttaccatggatatcggcttgtgtagttgactggattgaagataggtagataggtagtcgctccaagcaaaatattggtactcaaacagattcggtgactggaagccaacaccaacatagttggggaatagctggatggatgataaaatgagtcatcatcatcagcaggcgcatagggtaggatagtttcactactggggagaaacacttgtatgacggggattttctgtgcacttactcactatggtaaggctgaccccacattaggcgtgcgcgatcctcgggcgtgtgagtagcgcgggcgtcgcgagcacgctgcatgaacgtcgcgttttgctgccctgcggcatgtgtgaagagtgcaagcgacgcgctcgcggcgagcacgcggcgctcgagttgcgttcttaccccttcgcctgctatccccgccgcccgctaaacgccttagcagttaaacgtcaaggagagcggcgcgtgcgcgccgcgagcgcgctgtaggtaaatgccgcagggcagcaaaacgcgacgttcatgcagcgtgctcgcgacgcccgcgctactcacacgcccgaggatcgcgcacgcctaatgtgggggaggcctaagccgggactccaccgaaatgtttgcattagttcacgaataggcaaaatgtacgtatctgtgagagtccacttcatgttttggtacttgaaacctgcagttttgccaagattttcaaaatgtacgcttgcaatttgtcatttcttggtggagccagcaaatcgaaaggaacataagtgttgtatactgtgcgtcactaccgcacaccgggaaaatttcgctcttgcggaggacgtttatataccatattttgtgtcacccaggacgacagtaagtatccaccgaaacgctttcaaagatctgatgaacgaacaaatcagacctgacttggtcacctggggccaatcagagctctatgaagcgatcatatgctttggctcctactgttattgtggtttctgaaaatttattcacctcattcaacgatgaatgtaattctgatggtactattaagaacacttgcttagcgcagaagctgacgttggcaggtcgactcttttgacttctcgaataggataccattggtttttgtgcaatgcacacctgcaatgcatgctggattaggataggatacaggtggataggatttgcaacagagcacaattctgtctttgtgattgaatgacatcaaacgtagttttatataaaaggtgtttttttagacttggctcgggtcttactgagactgttcgtaatcgtgaccagtgtatttgcgatcagaagttgaaagtaagcatgtctctggtatgcgacgcgcaatttgtaagttttcagacgcataaagcattttacgtgtgtatggtattaaatcgagaaagctcccatttcttatctgcactttgtatctgggcttgttcttaaagctacagaatcctacattacctacctacctcacgcttagcagcgcttgcgagagacagatactcctttcttctaggattaagttaacatattttgcatcagaaaaaataatggaggtctacttaatactactcactcaaagtaatttgttttaaggccaccacattagtggaagataagctaaactatgtttatgaaaaaatcctgatatgaactccatctgtaactttaaatgataattaattgttatactaaagtcatcatttttgacataatgttcaaaaaataatttagatggcaccgttttaaatttggctgagaactattattttcctttcatcaaggtaataattataattggattttgatgtggctcggcaaactgacaaacactattgaaatgtctatcgaaaaattacactacgtgttaaaatatggtgaattacggaaaatacacaactccatctgttgaaataataatcctctataaagaatgtatggtaatattgtcatttaccacctctctcctttgacaaattttatgtattttatttaacacagattaccacagatggagctactttaaccttggctaaacacaattttcattttttttttcttccgaatatacttatgaaggtgtgattttctgtgtaaaggttaataataggccgatcaactaatataagtacaacattcaaatgtacagttttgacaaacagattgcgtgtcgtaatattttacatcttgaattcacaaaattaatcatatcttttgatagagtgaatcgatttcgatgaaacaaaaactaagtaataccccaagttacgtagaatttttgtatgtaagcattgtttgcattgaattcgtagattttacgtgaatcccgaacaaacaaacagataaacagacaaacagacaaaaatgacaaaaatgatggaaatgggttctgttagttatcctttaacatgctggctattttttttgccaatttcttcaatgtacaaaaattacttttctacagatttattatatgtatagatttatttatttatttatttaggcacaccaacaacttatttacaaatactttcacatatataagtaaactattgtaataagtcctgcgtaaatatgttaattacaggtgcgcacaacgttcaaattaaaaataacttaaattaaactaaaccaaactatgcataacaaaaataataataaaaaaaaaagaagaagaatcgatagaggtaaatgacaaggtactattcaaattggtcaattttgtgcaaaatttaatttatatgaggcatttacattgcgcttaaatttattataggaatcatggaaaatgtcaaaattgtccgAGCTCCCGCACAAAGAGTTATATTCACTGCAAATTCGTGCCATAGGCGAGCGTTTACCAACATTGGTTCTGTAAAATGGAATGTGGAATGGTTTGGTGATTGGGTATCGCGGTATTCTGGTGGGAACAGCAAGTTTAATGTGATGAACTAATTCGCTACAATCTGTCTTTCCATTAATGAGTTTGTGTAAGAATTGAATGTCATGAATTTTGCGACGATTATGGAGAGTattcattttaaagaaatttagtCTTTGATAGTATGGGACCCTATGTGAAATTCCGGACGAGATATACGCCAGATGTCTGGTAAACGCTCGTTGGATACTCTCAATCCTCTGAGATTGCACAGCATATATGGGACTCCACACTTCAGAGGCAAATTCCAGATGACTTTGTACaagactataatataatattttttttgtccgtaTAAGACGAAACTCtttggtatttctttttatgaatcCTAACATCCGAGCTCCTTTTTTTGCTGCCGCATTAATATGTGAGGAAAAGGTTAATTTACTGTCTATAATAAGTGTTGACTGTGTTAATTTGGCCACCGACttcttgtaattttttgttgattattgttatttttatatgtattagtttattcCTAAGtactgtaataataaattatttatgtattgtattttctatgggcttAAGTTGCCTGATGTAGAGGAATAAACAAaactatagtaggtacctatatgtaaaCAACTTTATCAAATCGGGCATCAAATATTCCATGCACCAGAATTAATGTTTACAGTATGTATATTATCATAGCATACccatttttttatcaatgaCCTCCAAAGGTTATATAAAAGCCCGTTATTGCAAGTTGTAGTCATTCCTGCAGTACCCGTGCAAGCACTGACATGCTGACGATATATCTAGTTGGTTTGTCATACTTGCTGATTGCAGCTGGTAAGTAACATATTGTTCAACTAGTAATTAGTCGGTAATAGTGATAAGTTTGCCATTTCAAGTAGGAATATAGGTAccatgtacagtcaacttcaggtcaatggtaacagttttacaggaaaatcgtacttattactattgagttaaggtgcgtgacagttaccactgatgtgcagtctgcCGTACGTACCTGCAATATCtcaaaactatttatttgcTTTAAGAAGACTATCTTAATTGTCATTCTAATTTGTTTTACGAGTATTATGTTCTTAAATTGATTATGAAGTGACGCTTTTTTTGTAATCGTATTTAAGCCgtagattataatttattgaagcATCGTGTTGTGTTTTCATTTTTGTCCCCCGATGAGCAAGTAAATCGTAGTGTATTTCTTATTGTTTGCCACACAGACGGCCAGCGCTGCAAGCCGCAGTACTTGTTCAGCGCCGAAGCAGAGGGCTGGCTGAAGCTGCACACGTACCCCGCTTCTTGGGAGAAAGCTCTCCGGAAATGCACCTACGAAGGTAGTTCCTCCCCCTCTTAATAATCCTCTTCTCAACACAGAACTTTACTGAGCAACAGTAAAATTAactatattttgttttcagGCGCAGTGTTAGCGTCTCCACTAGACGCGGGGCTAGTGAATGCTATTCGCTCAACAATAGCTCAAAACGGAGTTAACGGTCCGATCTTCCTGGGAACACATAACTTGCACTCCGGTGATCACTATGTTTCTGTGGAAGGTTAGAAGATATATTCTTTGTAACTGATTAGGAAAATCCAGAAGTTATAATTACTACTATACTCTTCCTTTCTTTTGTACAACGAGTCAGTTCTTATTATTTGTACGATAAATTATATGATTTGACTGTTGCAGGAGTGCCGTCGTCTGATATGGAAATAAACTGGGCTCCACAAACTAGCCCAGATGTATCAGGGCTCTGCCTGACTACGACCGTCAATGGACGTTCACAATACATGAATGTCACTTCATGCAAAGACTCGCTTCCCTACATATGCTATAGGAAGCTCGATAACAGAACCATGAACAAATGTGGCACTTTTGACGACGGTAATTACAAAGTGGCCAACAATTGCTCTGCAGCACATCTGCGGAGCtttcatcaaaattatgaaGTGATCATGCAAGGACTCGCTTCCCTACATATGCTATAGAAAGCTCAACAGTAATCGCTTGAACGAATGTGGCACCTTTGACAGAGGTAAGTACATCATAAACGCTGCAGCACTTATATTATCTATCGTCGGTCATCACTGACAGAACTCAACCAGTAGTATTCTAAACCTATCCGTGTATCGGACGATCGCTCACTCTTACTCTCTTACTCTTACTCTCAGCCGGTGCTGCTATGGTCGGTAGATGGCATACAATTTGGTATTGatgaataaaaaacaatgtttagcGTTTCGACAATTTATTCAGCATTAGCATTAGCACAGCACATTCAACACGACACCACTTGCGATAAACTGAGGTAGGTACTCTTcgtgataatgatgatgatttattgaATAAGTAATTGGTTTGGAGTGATCGCCGCTGCTCGAGTTTCTTAAACTTGATCTTGAACTTCGTGtcgttttataaaatatgtttcagttACTCTCAAATAATTTCAGCGTACCACCTCAACAAGCAGACAGGCAGCTGCTACAAGGTCCAT
Coding sequences:
- the LOC124633468 gene encoding secretory phospholipase A2 receptor-like — protein: MLTIYLVGLSYLLIAADGQRCKPQYLFSAEAEGWLKLHTYPASWEKALRKCTYEGAVLASPLDAGLVNAIRSTIAQNGVNGPIFLGTHNLHSGDHYVSVEGVPSSDMEINWAPQTSPDVSGLCLTTTVNGRSQYMNVTSCKDSLPYICYRKLDNRTMNKCGTFDDAYHLNKQTGSCYKVHHKKATWHNAYEICAAEGGHLVVIDDKEEALVIKNMFPTPPNGKVDKWDAFFIGLFAYGDPLEWMTVNGDRLDDVYNYWEPGQPENTGHFGSIIRTGNLDDINSDKLLMFVCEKSPTALLFEPSPVQYSENGRYVKC